TTTTTCCTGCAGCTAGAGGGGCCCTGGACAGGGTGGGAGTTTACAGACCATGGCCTGGGAAGGACTTCTCTGATCCTGCTGTCAGGTGCTTTGCACTATACCATAACTGCTTTGTTCGCAAGAGAATGAAGCATCTGGCATAGTTCACTTTTCTAGGGTTTCCATGTGCTTCTAGGGACAGTCCTTTAAATACTGCCTTGTGCACTTGCTTTCCATGTAGTAGGTCGTAAAACCCTCTGACAGAGGGCACCACTTGTAATCCAcctgcaggtccctagagtagggTAATGCGGACTGAGCATGGAGCTTTCTTTATCTTCTTGGAAGAAGGCATTGCTCTGGAAATAGAAGTTTCTGGCTTCAGGAAGAACAGCTGATTTCCAGAAGTATGTGCACTATGTTTTGCTGCCCAGCTACCTCCACAAACAGCAGTTGCAACATATTTTCAGGCATATTCTTTGCACTTATTGAGTTTCAGAAGGAAACAGAGTAGGTGTTTTGTCTTTATGCAGGTTTTCAAAGGATGTGAGTTAAAAGAGCCTGGGTAAGCTGCAGCTCTGTGGCCTACACCCTAGGGGGAACCAGCAGCTTGGTTTTTATGGCCCTGGGCGTACTTTTGAGTGAGAGATCAGAAAGTGAAGCATAAGAAGGCTGTAAAAGAGGGGCATAAGAAGTGGGTCAGACCCTTTGCTGCTTCTAATCAGTATTAACAGGTCAGGATTGAAATCCAGGCCTTCTACTAAGAACAAAATGTTTGTCTAAGTGATGTGAGCCATGTGCAGGGTGTGCCTGACCTGCCTTGGCAAAGACCAGCATCGAATAAGCTCTGGGGACTGCAGCCTACATGTATCAATTAGTGTGTCCAGTGCCAGAGAAGAGTGGATTTAGGGCAAAGTGAGGCGAAAGTGCATTACATACAAGCTTTTCCCTGAAAGGAGCCCAGTAACTCTGTCTCTGTGCAATGAACCTGAAAGCTGAAAAGCAGGTTTGCCCCCATTTTCACGTAAAGAAAGTGCTGAGCACCAGTGTAATTATGTGTCAGTGTTCTGTGGGTGTGATTCTAGTTTATCGAAATTGATGTGATTCCTATAGGGTCTGACTGGTAGGAACAAGGTGTCAATTTCCTGGAAATGGCTCATTTCACAAGGGGGAAGTTTGGACTATTTTAAATAGCTTTTTGGCATAAATTGCAGCCAAGCTTGGGGGTCCCACttccaggtgcccctccccaACCAACTTCCGCTGAAGCATAGTTCCTAACAGTCACTATCCCCTTCAGCCATGACAGGTCTCGGCTTTTCTCACTGTGTagttacgaaaaaaaaaaaagaaatcctgaaTGACCAGAGGGAATTATTACTGAACAATAACAAACAAAGCCACAGTTACATATAAAAGCACACTAAATATAAGAAAGGGTGATGCCATCCAGGCAATGCTATGTATGTACAGAGGACCAATAATTTAATCGCTCAAAATTTTTGAAACTGGCAGCTTGCCAACTTCCTTGTTGATTGAACTAATTGGCTATTTTAAAATGATTATATGTGTGATTCTGAGACTTTATTTAGATCAACACAAAGCTATCACTTTAAAATGATATGCATTGGTCCATGTGAAAACATATATTGAAgaaacctaaggggccctttcactacgCTGTCTTAAGTGCTAATAGGTACCTAACAGAATAAAAAAGGACCTAGCGTGGGACATGTTATAGCGTCATATGGTAGTTCTGGAATGTGTGTCCTGACTGCACactataattgttttttttttttttgttttaaaggggtgtgttgggtggagagtaggcaggATCTCGTACAGAAAGCCTGGGAATCTGACAGTTGGCATCATTTACTACCAGGCTCCCTGAAGTGCCCCCTCCCCGCTCAGGGAACAGACTGACGGCTCTACCGCTTAAATACAGCTTCATTTTGCTAAAGCACCTGCAGTTCTAAAAAAACATTCAGGGCTCCATGTTTTGCCTCTGACTTTTCAGCAGCACCATCCAAAGCCTGCTGCTGAAAAAACTTTGAATAGTGCTGGGCGGAGCTTCTGCCTGACTCGAGATCGGGAGGGGGAGAGCTGCCTTTATACGCAAAGGGCCGCATGATGATCGGTACTCTCTGTccacatccctggtggtccagtggtttcCAGAGAAGGAGTGATCCCCCCGTTGCTCCATCCAACATGCCACCCTAGtagtaggggggtgggggggtcatacAGGTAGTACCGTGAGACTGCTGCTAGGGCCACTGTTTTGGCTAAAGACAACAGCAAGAGCAACTGGCGATTGCTTCGTTCCTTGGGACCACCAGGGACATGCAATAGGAGGCTGCAATAGCACCAATGGCCCCTTTCTGATGTGGCTCGGGAGCGTCGGCCTGCATGCTCCCAGGACAGTAAAATACTGGAGTATTACAGCTGCAGTATGGTATttatatagtaatgagctgcttcacatgcatttgcatctcattactaggTACCCTGCAGTGACTTAACAATGTGGGTAATTGCCTAAGTGGGCCACAACCTTCATTTAAGCTTAGGACTAGTATATTCAGCTGCTGAGCATCAGGTCTAAGTAAAACAACCGAGTTGTGGCTGTGAAGGTTCAGTGGAAAATGAAGAAGTTACCCACATTCCGACACGGGAAGTGTCTATCCAAGTGCTTTTATTGCACCAAAGAAAGACCGGACACGGGGCTGTGCTTGGGTGGGAACTGCCTGGGTCAAGGTTTACATTACCTGGTGCCAAAACAGTTTTTTAGGCTTCAGCAGCAGATACTGTAAACCTTAcgccctgaggcaggtgcttcttcccactgaaacacagccccatgttgggtctttgGAGCAATAAAGGCATTTTGATAGAAGCCTTCCCTTGTTGGAGCTTGTGTCACACTTTCTACTTCTCCATTTTCCTTGGACTTCACGTAGAAGTGTTTTCCTGTTTTGTCTGTGAATGTTCAGTACAAATAGTGATGAGCTTAGTGCCAAAATGCTCCTTTTTAGGTTATCTGCATTTATGGTGTTAGGCCCAGCTAAAGGTCACCCTCTGCTTTTGTGCAGGTAAACTTTGTAGGTATTAGAAAGGTTTGCACGAAATTGTGCAACCATTTATACCATATCTGACAAACTGATGTGTGTTCTGCAGAGGACATGTACACATTTATAACTTCAGATTAAGCGTGGACATCGCCATTGCTTCTGGGAGACCTTTTTGGACTCAGCACCTTAGTGGTCAGAAACAGGGGACCAGAAAGTTCCTTTTGTGGGTTCTACTTTCATCAGTTTCCCTTGGAGAAAGGTTACTTGTATTTTTAGTCTAATACACTAACTGCGAATGTATTGAAGCTTTATGTACCATAAGTCTGGGGGGTTAACTCATACTGGAATGTACCTTTTAATATCCACCTATCAAAAGGTTAAGTTCTCATCCTTTCACACTATTGAATAAAGGATTTGCATGCTTTGTACTAGCAcgacctctctcttttttttcttctgctctgtATCCATGCTTTATGTAGTACAATGGTGCCAAGGTGAGGGGTTTTGAGGAAGCACCTACCTCACGTGACTTCAACTCATTGTGATGGgagtgactatccagcttattttcgaaagagacggacgcccgtcttccgacacaaattgggagatggacgtccatctcaaaaacagatataatcgaaagctgaatttggacggccccaactgctttccatcacggggacgggcaaaattctcgggggcgtggctgaacggtagtgaaggcgggatggggcattctggggcgtggttaacagatggaccgccgcgcctgataatggaaagaagcaagacggccccgacgagcatttagtccacacaaagttggtcctgtttttttcacgaccaagcttccaaaaagtgcccaaactgatcagatgaccaccggagggaatcggggatgatctcccctgtctcccccagtggtcactaaccccctcccaccctaaaaaacaaactgtttaaatattttttccagcctctttgTCAGCCTCcaataccatacctagctccatgacagcagtatgcaggtcccccgagcaattttagtttagttggtgctgcgcgggacccatgcagagagcaaaaatcggaagaaaaaaaaacatgcaagtgcagtcagggacatccaaattaaaacaatagtaatagtgggttttcaaccagccaccttctgattacaagacctgtgctctaaccactgcaccacttattcagttgcttagacattccttccctttccattaagtccctccaagtttctgtcagccaatctcagctcatttacctgacatcggtgtcagctaaacgagctgtgattggctgacagaaacttggagggacttaatggaaagggaaggaatgtctaagcaactgaataagtggtgcagtggttagagcacaggtcttgtaatcagaaggtggctggttcaaaacccactattactattgttttaatttggacgtccctgactgcacttgcatgttttttttcttctgatttttgctctctgcatgggtcccgcacagcaccaactaaactaaaattgctccgggaacctgcatactgctgtcatggagctaggtatgatatttgaagctggcatagaggcatctcagggggaccagtgcactacgaatgctggtccctcccacgaccaaatggcttggattaggtccgtttttgagatggccggcagcggtttcgattatcgctgaaaaccgcggacggccatctctaggtccagcgatctcaccatttgtgtcgtctatctctagagtcgacacaaatgatgggatttcagcgggccgaaccgtataatccaaaccgaagatggacggccatcttgtttcgattttacggttcgctctacctcttcgcggagccgtctccggagatggacgtttttacacatgggcgttcgattatgcccctctatgtatcagCTAATGAAAAATAAATAGGGACCTTTTCATTAACTTGGCCTATTTTATACTGCTACAATACAGCAAAAGGCATCACAACGGAAAACGCTGCTTTCCAGGTACTAAAAGTTGGCAGTGGTATTTTTTAATCCTGGCTGAACTTGTATGACTTTGTCCTACTTACTTAATACAAGAAATTTTAATAAAACTCATCCTCTATACTCTATGGAAGAATTGAAGAGAGGAGTCTTGGTTTGAAAGAGTAGTTTTGGCCCTTACGTTATTCAGGCCACAGTGTCATCAATGGACTGCACAGACAAGGCCAGGACACAAAGTATAAACAGTTAGGAGTAATTTATTACCCACATTTCTAAAATGTGCCACATCTATAACCCAAGTGAAAATCAACTttaacccccgcccccccccccccccccccaaacgcataGTTTTTAAAAACGTTTTAATCAGAAAAATGATCATGTGTCTTCTTTTCTTAGGATGACATGAGGAACATAATTCTCTTAACTCATAGTAGCGATACCTCTGCTtttcctagacctgtgccctcagCCTCATTTGCTTTCAGCAGACAATCAGGGCCAACAGTGGCCTGCTGAGGCACCTCTCACCGGGCTGGTCCACTTACGCTCAGGCTTTGCTGCTGTCTCTCTCAGCTGCTCTCTGAGCTGCCTTGTATTTTCCTGTTAGTTCCTTTGGTAATGGCACAAGCCTGGGACAGGGGACCTGGCCTTCCACCTCACAGATGCATTCCCGCTGATAATATTTCCGTGGTCCAAAGTGTGCAGGGTGGGAcgtcatcatttttgcttgttctTCTGCCTTGAGTGTAGCCCTGTAAGAAAGGGATAGGGACGGCACACAATTACATATGCCAAATACCAAGTGTGTGCCTTAACCTAGTTCCAGGGCTTAAGAGCCTGAGCAGTTATAGGAAGGCATGAAGGGAAGCTCATTTGCCAGATCATCCGTCGTGTGCTTATACAAAGGACAAGAAATCCTGGTTCAGAGAGGTAGGGTCACTGCCCCTAAAAGAAAAGGGCCCAGCTGATACTCAGTCAGAGCACTTAGCAGatttttaaacactggccactATAAATTAAATCTGAATATTCAGCGTCAGTatcaaagggtaaagggtcatggatttgatataccacctttcagtggAACAACCACAGTGATTTCCATAGCACTAGACACGGGCCATATTCAGCCTGATGTCCAGACAGTTATTCAGTTAGTGCTGGGCCAGTCTGCCCTGATTTTCAGTGGCTTATTCCGATAACACTGTTGACCATCCAGGTGTGGCTCTCGTTTGTAGTACTTATCCAGGTTGGCATCACCAGTCCTATTAAATCATGATTATGGGTCCAgtcattttgttctttacaatagtttctaCCGTTTTGCCTGGCTCTGATGTCAGGTCATCacgatatttatgtatttaaaaattgcCTCTGTAGAGGACCCAAAGCAATGTCTAATCACATAAAATTCTAATACATACATATTTCGCCCATCCATGCATCTATATCCTATAAACCGAAGCACATCCTCTCTCCTGACTATCTCGCTCTCATCCACTTGTGTTCAGTTCTCTGAATCGCTGCGGGAGCTCTTTTGAAAAACAGGGGGTGGCCACCCTCCACTCTCCAGGTACCATGGACAATTTTAATCCTAGCAAATCTAATCAGATCTGCAACTGCATTTTGTACCCTATTACATAATGTAGGTTCACTTgccctttgcttttttttttctctctcaagtCACCACCATTAAATAGCGGCTTTGGTGTGgatttccgccccccccccccccccccaacatcctccttagtaaagaccaaagcaaaatgTTCAGTCTTTCCACCAGGGCCTTGTCTTCAATGAGCAACACTTTAATCCCTCTATTAGCTGGTGGTGTAACTAACTCTGGCACTGGCCTTTTGCTTCAAATGTGTAGCACTTCTTAGGATTTTTGTCTCTCTTGAATGCTTTTAACAACAACAGTACTTATGAACATAGGAAAAGCCTGACAactcagcccagcatcctgtctccaacagtggccagtctgggtcaTAAGTACTCAGCTGACTCCAAACTTAACATCTTGGTCaatattctgaatggagaagggtaaatagtggagctccccaggggtgtgtgctgggactgctgctttttaacatatttataaatgatctggaacagGAAGAACgaatgaagtaattaaatttgctgatgtggagaacaaaccagcagatctgtataatatccaaaatactttattgaagataccgtatgttagacaaatgcccgacacaggccgtgtttcgcccaacaaaggggctgcgtcaggggctaattagTATCTTTCTTAAAACAAAAATTGCATATCAGATCATGGATAAAAAAAtcctcttgaaaaaaaaaacccagcataagcagcacaaaatagcGTCTACTGTTGAGTCTCCAAACAATCGGAACAGTCTGCTGTCAAAGGCCTTgtttttatttaagaaagatactaattagcccctgacgcagcccctttgttgggcgaaacacggcctgtgtcgggcatttgtctaacatacggtatcttcaataaagtattttggatattatacagatctgctggtttgttccccgtgttggattttgcagatcgtttgccttgttgctttctgggattaaatttgctgatgacacaaagttgttataTCACAAGATtataaaaaattgcaagagggccTTATGAGATTGggtgactgggcatccaaatagaagttgtcatttaatgtgaacaagtacaGTGTGatacatgtaggaaagaggaagccAAGcaatagctacgtgatgcaaggatccccattaggagtcaccacccaggaaaaggatctaggtatcatcgacgatacgttgaaacccgctgctcagtgtacagcagtggaaaggaatagagaataaaacagagtatataatgcctttgaatctctccatggtgcaacctgcATAGTATCTACAATTTTGGTCACggcatctcaaaatagatatagtggaattagaaaaggtacagagtaggataaggatgggacaacttcctatgagaaaaggctaaaacggctagggctcttcaacttggagaaaagacagctgatggGAGGTAtgctagaggtctgtaaaataccgagtggagtggaacgggtagacatgaatcgcttcttTATCCGAAAAATataaggactgggggggggggggggggggggcatgcaatgaagcttactatgtactaaatttaaaacaaattggagaaattattacttcactgaatttataattaaactctggaattcactgccagagaatgtggtaaaagaagctagcctagcagggtttaaaaataagtttggccaagttcctacaagaaaagtccataagctattagtaagatggacttgggaaaatccactgtttatttctaggataagttgCCTAAAGTCTCTTTTACTGTTTTCAGAtcttgtcaagtacttgtgacctgggttggccactgttggaaacaggatactgggcttgatgaaccttcagtctgactcagtatggcaacgcttacgttcttatgttctaaaaccCACGGAGTGCCACATTCCATTTTGGTAGACTGTACATCGCTAGCTGGGGCAGTGGGGTTCCAATGAATGGGGAGTTGTCTTACTTACTCGCTCTTTCCCAGGATTTTTTTCACATGATGAACAATGTCACAGTTGTTTTTATCTTCAATGTCGACCAGTACTTGCTCTCCACTATCTAATGGGTAACACGAAGACAAAGGTTATTATAAAGCTTTATTTCTTTCATTTAATAATTGCCTTTTTGTAGAGACCCAAAGCAATGTCCATTCTAATACGCAACAATTTCATCCTATCAACTCACAGTCCTTTCCATCTTACTCATCCCTTTACATCCTATAAACTTAacacatccccccctcccaactccaTTGTCAATCTTGTCAACTTGCACATGTGCTTGTACtggagaggattatgaaaaaaaaaataccccaccTGTTAAAAGTTTAAAGAAACAAACTGTGCAAATTAATCAGAGGCAGCTTCATTACAAATTGCTTTTCACATAATTCTCAAGATGTGCTCTCATAAGGTTGTCTATCAGAAAGATGGCCAGAGATCAGTATCAAATACTTTCATTCTAGATGCAAATCCATAAACCTCCTGATATTGAGCCCACAGTGGTCAGTGGCCACTTCAAGCAAAAATCTATAGATACTTAGCAGCAGCAGTATCCAGATAGcaacaatattcagccactatcaggGTGCTTATCCAGACAGATTTTGGACAGTCTTTGTGTCGTCCTGAGTTATCGAGATAGGAATttggatagtggggctggaaaaaTTCAGCTCCTCCCCCAAGGCTATCCCAGAATTACCCAGACAGAACTGAAGTGGTCTGTAAAGATAGccagtggcactgtctggataATACTGCTACCCATAAGTCTCTTTGCAGATTGACCACAATATTTCCAGTGTGCGCAACCAGCAGCagaggtgaaaaaaaaatatgcaaagcTCTTCCAGCAATGTGATATAcatatttcttttctttgaaaTTCACAACTAAAGTTAAACAAGTGTCATGAAATCAGGGCAGAAACTTAGCATcacactggttaaaaaaaaaaagaacagcagcCTTTGACATCAGGGACAAGAGAAGCAAAGCTCACCCACCTAAATAAAACTTGAGAAAGGATGATGGGGTCATGTTTTTAAACATCATAATCTGGACCCAGGGGTTTTTGTACTGGATCTGAGGGATGTTGAAGAAAACAAATTTTCTGAAAGTAAAATATTTGGATACATCAAATGTGATGTCTATcgcctgtgaaaaaaaaaataacgttCACGTTCAAGCTAAACTGCACACTTTGGTTCCCTGGAATTCACTAGGAGAAGTTTGTGGTTTCTCAGAACTTAAACATTTTCTAGATCTCCCAAAATAAATGTATTTGGACTATGTAGGGACCACATAATCAGGGTGTCTGGACAATTAATGTATTAGAATTTATTACTAACTGTATTTTTTAAAGAGATTTGCCTAAGTGGGGTACAGCAGGTAAAACTGGAAACAAGTAGATTAAATTATACCAATAATATGATACTCGAAATGTCAGCACAttacatatacattttttaaaaagtacaactACACTTCATTTCTATTTTTGAGGAATTACTGCATATAGTGGAACAGCGGGTGTGCAGCTGATCTCAAGCAGATTACATGCAACAAGCTAATCagctggtaatgaattccagagtttaattacaggttgagtgaagaaacattttctctgattcgttttaaattttctactttgcagcttcatcgcatgccccctagtccttgtatttttggaaagcgtaaacagacgcttcacaactacccgttcaactccactcattattttatagtcctctatcatatctccccttttctccaagctgaagagttctagccgctttagcctttcgtcatagggaagtcgccccatcccctttatcattttcattttgtaccttttctaatttcatcgATCCAAAACTTGGCATCAGGCTCTCTCACCTGTTTCCAGTGAGGGGTACAGCAAATACAGGGCATTAAGGCTATGTGCTTCATACTTAGAGTGGCTGCAATTTATGTGCCTCATGCTGGATGGCAACCTGAGGTGTGCCAGTGTCTCATGAAGACAGTGTTTGGGGTATGGAAGTGCCTCATTCACTGGGTTTGAGGGTGTCTTATTCAGCGGGTGGCTATGGTAAAAGTGTTATTTGCTCAGGCAGTGTGGGGTATAGATGTGCCTCATtcagggggtgccccatgctgaGGAAGTGCAGGTATAGATGTGCCTCATTCAGGGGGTGTAGTGCCCTATGGTGAGGGTGTCCAGAGTGTAGAGGTGCGCCATGCTGAGGAAGTGCAGGGTATAGAGGTGCCTCATTCAGGGGGTGCCCAGGGTACAGAGGTGTCCAATGGTGAGAGTGTCCAGAGTGCAGAGGTGCCCCATGCTGAGGAAATGCAGGGAATAGATGTGCCTCATTCAGGGGGTGTCCAGAGTGTGAGGGAGTTTGTGGGTTATAGCTGTGCCTCATtcacaatgaccccccccccccgtgttacaTACCTCGCCCCTTCGCTCAGCTCCCCGTGCGTGTTGTAGTTGACCGTCATGACTTTGACTGTGCTTTTGAATACGATCTCTCCTTTCTGCAGATACTGCAGCGTCCTGCGAATCGGGAACCTGCCTTTCATCGGCATGTCTGCGTTTCTCCCAAGCCCAAGCCCGGAACCGGAAACCAGGGCCGCGCAAGGGCCGCTGGGAGATGTAGTCCTCCCCCCGACAACATTATGGCATTTCTACAATGAATGGATTCAGAAACTGGAAGAAATGTCCACTCGTTCCTTCTCACCGATTCATTCTGTTCCGCAGGAACCAAGACAGATTTCGGTAACTTCAAACTGACCCGCGACTCGGTGCCACTTCCTCATTACCTGCAGCTAATCAGCTGGGCCTGAACCCTACCACAGCCAATCAACTGAGCCTGCGTGACTCGTTTTATGAGGCACCCGCCTACTTGTCTCCTTCAGCCAATCAATCAGCTGGGTCTGACGCTAGAAAAGAGGCGGGTGAGTTTGAGTTTCGCGGGGTTCCTGTACTCGCTATTGCTATATTAGTGCACTTGAATGCACAGGGTATATAGGAAATCGTAAGCAAAGATGCAGGGATGGACTTTGCCAGATCCTGCAGCTAGGGTAGAACACTAGGAAGATTTGTCTACTGCCTTGCAAATGAAAAtggtatttgtttatttaaaacttgatatacagcTGTAGTTTTACCAGAAAAAAAGCGGCTCACAATCTTAAAAtaggcaataaaaaaaaaaaaaaaaatagaaaggatAAGTAAGGGAAGGCACAACATAACCATGCATCCAACAACAAAAACATTACCAATGATGTTAGTAGatcttttccttcccctcccagtGCACATCAAAGGCCTGTCAGCAGAGTTTTACATATGtcagggcccagggcagaaattaaggacgGGGTCCCTGATCCTCTCTCCTCCTTgcccccacctgccattactaccacacataaaataactttaaatgacacatacacaaaacacaaaccttcacaaaATACAAAGGATCACATGTACAAATAGAACTGGAATTATAATAGtggcagttttgtttttcattcctttcttaaCAATCCCAAacgttctatttgttttcttagctactgctgcacagtgagcagagagtttcaactatcaacgatgacacctagatccttttcctaggcgGTGACttctagtgtggaaccttgcatcacttatagtttgggttcctctttcctacatgcatcattttgtacttcttcacattaaatgtcatctgccatttggatgcccagtcttcagtCTCATAAACCAACTTTATTTATATTCCCAAAAAAGTTTTTCACCAATACACAAAACATCAACTAGCTTGTGTATATATCTCCACAGAGGACTGAACACACTCAAGTAATGTCAGTCTCTTTGCCATTATTTTTTACAAATGTCATTCTTGCTAAAGTACCAAAACCTCAAGCAACCAAATTAGATGTTTTGCACCTTGAAagtatctcctccctaatgagatattgcacattccaatCACCTAGCTTTGaaccacttcttttttttttatttattttttttttatttttatttattcatttcaaaatatATTCAAGCATAATATCTTGATTACAGATAAAGACGATTTAGTATCTTGATAAATTCTTAAAGATACatctaaaagaaagaaagaaaaaacaaaatttttataACAAGAAGATCATTACTCGTCTATAGTCCACTATATAGGGGAGAATATCACAATTTTCAGGAAAATATTCCAATTTTGAAGACAACTTCAAATTTTAACAAATGGAGGCTGATATAAGATTACCGAGCAATATACAATTTTTATGGAGTTGAAGTTATTATTGTTCCTGATAATGGAGGATGTAAGTCTCTCAACTTTGTCTCAAGAAAAGAGTTTAATTGATtagcctcaaaaaatacatatttaattgaATCAAGTTTTATCACGCacttgcagggaaagttcagCCAAAATAAGGCTCCAAGTTGTATTGCTTTTGGTCTCAGcttcagaaattcctgtcttttcttCTGAGTGTTTCTAGAAACATCCGGGTAGATTCTTATCTTGCAATTTAGGAAATCAGGTCTCTTATttagaaaaaattgtttaagaaTCCAGTCTCTATCCGGTTGGAGTATGAAAATCACTTTAAGTGTTGCTGTTGTTAGACCCTCATTGTCTCCTTCAATAATCTGAGTCAAATTTAAATC
This is a stretch of genomic DNA from Microcaecilia unicolor chromosome 6, aMicUni1.1, whole genome shotgun sequence. It encodes these proteins:
- the MRPS25 gene encoding 28S ribosomal protein S25, mitochondrial, coding for MPMKGRFPIRRTLQYLQKGEIVFKSTVKVMTVNYNTHGELSEGARKFVFFNIPQIQYKNPWVQIMMFKNMTPSSFLKFYLDSGEQVLVDIEDKNNCDIVHHVKKILGKSEATLKAEEQAKMMTSHPAHFGPRKYYQRECICEVEGQVPCPRLVPLPKELTGKYKAAQRAAERDSSKA